From Chryseobacterium viscerum, one genomic window encodes:
- a CDS encoding DUF3810 domain-containing protein → MISFFESFFELQKGAHQALFSWIPISMGDLIYIVLGAFLLYYFISLFRKQRRHNSLLRILIILNVFYFIYQIFWGMLYFQAPIIRKLSSQKEPNVEKAKKLAFSYLEKCKITRQSVREDSKGVFIITNLNSIQQEILHQQAKLPSYISDKHAPQILDIKPSLFKNVMSFTGILGYYNPFTAEAQYNSELPHTFIPFTTAHESSHQLGFAREQEANFVGYLIGIHSSNLELRYSTEFFTLKSLLRFIVEEDPEFVKNILHQYSPAMKRDRMHEKNFVLSHQGWLDDFFGYTNNLFLKSNQQEGSVTYSYFIDLLLNYEK, encoded by the coding sequence ATGATCTCGTTTTTTGAAAGCTTTTTTGAACTTCAAAAAGGGGCACATCAGGCATTGTTTAGCTGGATCCCAATTTCTATGGGAGACCTTATTTATATCGTGTTAGGTGCTTTCCTTTTGTATTATTTCATCAGTCTATTCAGGAAACAACGAAGACATAATTCTCTGCTCAGAATTCTGATCATCCTCAATGTTTTTTACTTTATCTATCAGATCTTTTGGGGAATGTTGTATTTCCAGGCTCCTATCATCAGGAAGCTTTCAAGCCAGAAAGAACCGAATGTGGAAAAAGCCAAAAAACTGGCCTTTTCTTATCTTGAAAAATGCAAGATAACAAGACAGTCTGTCCGGGAAGACAGCAAAGGAGTATTCATCATTACGAACCTTAATTCTATACAACAGGAAATTCTGCATCAACAGGCAAAATTACCTTCTTATATTTCGGATAAACATGCACCTCAGATATTGGACATTAAACCTAGTTTGTTCAAGAATGTAATGAGCTTTACCGGGATTTTGGGATACTACAATCCTTTTACAGCAGAAGCTCAGTATAACTCTGAATTACCTCACACTTTCATACCCTTCACCACAGCCCATGAAAGTTCACACCAACTGGGTTTTGCCAGAGAACAGGAGGCTAATTTTGTGGGATATTTAATAGGCATTCATTCCAGTAATCTTGAGTTGAGATACAGTACTGAGTTTTTCACTTTAAAAAGCCTTTTAAGGTTCATTGTGGAAGAAGACCCGGAATTCGTCAAGAATATTCTTCATCAATATTCTCCTGCTATGAAAAGAGACCGTATGCATGAAAAGAATTTTGTACTCAGTCATCAGGGCTGGCTGGATGATTTTTTTGGATACACCAACAATCTCTTTCTGAAAAGCAACCAACAGGAAGGTTCTGTCACCTATTCTTACTTTATAGATCTTCTCTTAAACTATGAAAAATAA
- a CDS encoding GtrA family protein — MKEILLRQKQVLFFIIAGGLSAIVEIGSFKIFSTYLPHFFAKEINFHGIHYPLSNIFSTSCGIITNYFLSIWFVFERGKHSKKKEFVYFMVVSFFSTLLSLGFFQIFYSFIFKDNINLFFYTLSPEMISKIAAILLVSILNYSVKKKVIFNG, encoded by the coding sequence ATGAAAGAAATACTCTTACGCCAGAAACAGGTTCTGTTCTTCATTATTGCAGGAGGACTGAGTGCCATTGTAGAAATAGGCAGCTTTAAGATTTTCAGTACCTATCTTCCACATTTCTTTGCAAAGGAAATCAACTTCCATGGTATACATTATCCTTTAAGCAATATTTTTTCTACGAGCTGTGGGATTATTACCAATTATTTCCTGAGTATCTGGTTTGTGTTTGAAAGAGGAAAACACTCAAAGAAAAAAGAGTTTGTTTATTTTATGGTGGTCTCCTTTTTTTCAACGTTACTCAGCCTAGGTTTTTTCCAGATCTTCTACAGCTTCATATTTAAGGATAATATCAATTTATTTTTTTATACCTTGAGCCCGGAAATGATCAGCAAAATTGCAGCAATATTGCTGGTTTCCATTCTGAATTATTCAGTAAAAAAGAAAGTAATTTTTAACGGTTAA
- a CDS encoding peptidase domain-containing ABC transporter, whose translation MKKKFPFYKQPDTKDCGPTCLRIVSKYYGKSISLQQIRNLSETTREGSSLLGLSDAAENLGFRSMGVQIDFNTLTEEVPFPCVAHWNKNHFVVVYKIDKNNKVYISDPSYGLITYTREEFIKSWIGENANENTEEGIVLILETTPAFFQTEFDAEESKASFTFLSKYLLKYKTLVIQLAIGLLGGSLLSLIFPFLTQSIVDVGIQNQDINFIYVVLLAQIMLFLGRMGIETIRSWILLHLSARINISIISDFFIKLMRLPISFFDTRMTGDIMQRINDHHRIEQLLTSSSLNTLFSLVNLIIFSIVLLFYDYRLFIVYLVGAVLYIGWISFFLKKRKELDYKRFSQVSQEQSKVIELINGMQEIKMHNAEKQKRWDWEFLQVKLFKIRIKSLSLEQWQSVGGNFINQMKDILVSFLSAKLVLSGNLTLGMMLSVQYIIGQLNSPLLQLIDFIKQTQDAKISLERLGEIHDKDDEEDKNEQYATDIPKKDIEIKDMSFRYIGSDVPVFENLSLTIPYQQTTAIVGASGSGKTTLLKLLMKFYDPDQGEIRIGSTNMKNISPRYWRDHCGVVMQEGYVFNDTIANNIAVGEDHIDKQKLRRAVEIANIKEFIESLPLSYNTKIGNEGVGVSGGQKQRLFIARAVYKSPEYILFDEATSALDANNEKVIMENLEQFFKGKTAVVIAHRLSTVRHADKIIVLDQGKVVEEGSHADLVDLRGEYYRLVRNQLELGS comes from the coding sequence TTGAAAAAAAAGTTTCCTTTTTATAAGCAACCAGATACCAAAGACTGCGGTCCTACATGTCTCAGGATCGTAAGTAAGTATTATGGTAAAAGTATATCTCTGCAGCAGATTCGTAACCTTTCCGAAACAACACGTGAAGGAAGCAGCCTTCTTGGGCTAAGCGATGCAGCAGAAAACCTCGGATTCCGATCAATGGGAGTCCAGATCGATTTCAATACCCTCACAGAAGAGGTTCCCTTTCCTTGTGTAGCACACTGGAATAAAAACCATTTTGTTGTAGTATATAAAATTGACAAAAACAATAAAGTATATATTTCGGATCCCAGCTATGGGCTCATTACGTATACGAGAGAAGAATTTATCAAATCCTGGATCGGAGAAAATGCAAACGAAAATACCGAAGAAGGAATTGTTCTGATTCTTGAAACAACCCCGGCATTCTTCCAGACTGAATTTGATGCTGAAGAAAGTAAAGCCAGCTTTACTTTTCTTTCCAAATACCTCCTTAAATATAAAACACTTGTAATCCAACTAGCCATAGGGCTTCTGGGAGGAAGTTTATTATCCCTGATATTCCCGTTTCTTACTCAGAGTATTGTAGACGTCGGAATCCAGAACCAGGATATTAATTTTATCTATGTGGTTTTACTTGCGCAGATTATGCTATTTCTTGGAAGAATGGGAATTGAAACCATACGAAGCTGGATTCTTCTTCATCTCTCGGCAAGAATTAATATTTCCATCATCTCCGATTTCTTTATCAAGCTCATGAGGCTTCCGATAAGTTTCTTTGATACAAGAATGACCGGAGATATCATGCAGAGAATAAATGACCACCACAGAATCGAGCAGCTGCTTACAAGTTCATCGTTAAATACCTTGTTCTCACTGGTAAACCTTATCATTTTCAGTATTGTTCTGCTGTTTTATGATTACAGATTATTCATTGTTTACCTTGTTGGAGCTGTATTGTATATCGGCTGGATCAGTTTCTTCCTGAAGAAAAGAAAGGAACTTGATTACAAAAGGTTCTCTCAGGTCTCTCAGGAACAAAGTAAAGTGATCGAGCTCATCAACGGTATGCAGGAGATTAAAATGCATAATGCTGAAAAACAGAAACGATGGGACTGGGAATTTCTTCAGGTAAAACTGTTTAAAATAAGAATAAAATCACTTTCATTAGAACAATGGCAGTCTGTGGGAGGAAATTTTATCAACCAGATGAAAGATATACTGGTAAGTTTCCTTTCTGCAAAACTGGTTTTAAGTGGAAATCTTACTTTAGGGATGATGCTTTCTGTGCAATATATTATTGGACAGCTGAACAGCCCTCTTCTTCAGCTTATCGACTTTATCAAGCAGACTCAGGATGCTAAAATTTCCCTTGAAAGATTAGGAGAAATTCATGATAAAGATGATGAGGAGGATAAAAATGAGCAATATGCTACAGATATCCCAAAGAAAGACATCGAGATCAAAGATATGTCATTCCGTTATATTGGTTCTGATGTTCCGGTTTTTGAAAATTTAAGTCTTACGATTCCTTATCAGCAGACTACAGCTATTGTGGGAGCCAGCGGAAGTGGAAAAACTACGCTGTTGAAACTGTTAATGAAGTTTTATGACCCAGATCAGGGTGAAATCAGAATCGGAAGTACCAATATGAAGAATATTTCTCCAAGATACTGGAGGGATCATTGCGGAGTGGTAATGCAGGAAGGCTATGTATTCAACGATACTATTGCCAATAACATTGCTGTAGGTGAAGATCATATTGACAAACAAAAACTGAGACGTGCTGTAGAAATAGCCAACATCAAAGAATTTATTGAAAGTCTTCCGCTAAGTTATAATACGAAAATCGGAAATGAGGGTGTTGGAGTCAGCGGTGGTCAGAAACAGAGGCTCTTCATTGCAAGAGCAGTTTATAAATCTCCTGAGTATATTTTATTTGATGAAGCAACATCAGCATTGGATGCCAATAATGAGAAAGTCATCATGGAAAACCTTGAGCAATTTTTCAAAGGTAAGACAGCAGTGGTTATTGCCCACAGACTTTCCACGGTAAGACATGCAGATAAAATCATTGTACTGGATCAGGGGAAAGTTGTAGAAGAAGGCAGTCATGCAGATCTTGTAGATTTAAGAGGGGAATATTACAGACTTGTAAGAAACCAGCTTGAATTAGGAAGCTAG
- a CDS encoding NADP-dependent malic enzyme, with amino-acid sequence MSSNNNRDEKNFSQAALDYHKAEPKGKIEVIPSKPHSSQRDLSLAYSPGVAVPCMEIHDKPETVYDYTGKGNLVAVISNGTAVLGLGDIGAEASKPVMEGKGLLFKIFADINVFDIEIDEKDPDKFIEIVKGIAPTFGGINLEDIKAPEAFYIEQRLKEELNIPLMHDDQHGTAIISAAALINSLQIANKDIDKVKMVVNGAGAAAIACTKLYISLGLKKENVLMCDSKGVINHKRENLTPEKLDFIAQTDIETLEDAVKGSDVFVGLSKGNVMTPEMLLSMNENPIVFALANPDPEIAYDLAIETRKDVIMATGRSDYPNQVNNVLGFPYIFRGALDVQSTGINEEMKLAAVHAIADLAKEPVPEAVILAYNVQNLQFGRDYFIPKPFDNRLITKVSSAVAKAAIESGVARKTITDFEEYEHQLLDRMGRDERLVRMMQSRAKSNPKRITLGNAEEYNVLKAAQILYEEGIAYPSLLGDKKYIKEQMERYGITLDVPIIDPSDDDQKENRKKYRETLWKLRQRKGMNEYKAKRYVRQRDYFGPLMLKHGDTDGLIVGFSKNYTSVLRPVLEVIEKDKGVDKVAAMMMILSEKKPIFFADTSINQNPTSEDLVNIAKMAEFTVKSFAIEPRIAMLGFENFAAISETSKKVAKAVSILHEKYPKMIVDGEIQPDFAMNADHLSDYPFSKLGTTPANTFIFPNLESANLSYKIIRGMKVAQVIGPILMGLKQPVHVLQMRSSVDEIVNLATIAVLDAQRREKK; translated from the coding sequence ATGTCAAGTAACAACAATCGTGACGAAAAGAACTTTAGCCAGGCCGCGCTAGATTATCATAAAGCAGAACCCAAAGGAAAAATTGAAGTGATCCCGTCAAAGCCGCACTCTTCTCAAAGAGACTTGTCGCTGGCTTATTCTCCGGGAGTAGCGGTTCCTTGTATGGAAATCCATGATAAACCTGAAACTGTTTATGATTATACAGGAAAAGGAAACCTGGTAGCAGTAATTTCTAACGGTACTGCCGTACTTGGACTGGGAGATATCGGTGCTGAAGCTTCAAAACCGGTCATGGAAGGGAAAGGACTTTTGTTCAAGATCTTTGCAGATATCAACGTATTTGATATTGAGATCGATGAAAAAGATCCTGATAAATTTATTGAAATTGTAAAAGGAATTGCTCCTACTTTCGGAGGGATCAACCTTGAAGATATTAAAGCTCCTGAAGCTTTTTATATAGAACAAAGATTAAAAGAGGAATTGAATATTCCTTTGATGCATGACGACCAGCACGGGACTGCTATTATCTCTGCTGCAGCATTGATCAATTCTTTGCAGATTGCCAATAAAGATATTGATAAAGTAAAAATGGTGGTCAATGGAGCAGGTGCGGCAGCTATTGCATGTACCAAGCTTTATATTTCATTAGGATTGAAAAAAGAAAATGTCCTGATGTGTGACAGTAAGGGAGTGATCAATCATAAGAGAGAAAACCTTACCCCTGAAAAATTAGATTTCATCGCTCAGACGGATATTGAAACATTAGAAGATGCTGTAAAAGGATCTGATGTTTTCGTTGGATTATCAAAAGGAAACGTAATGACTCCGGAAATGCTGTTGAGCATGAACGAAAATCCTATCGTATTTGCTCTGGCTAACCCTGATCCGGAAATTGCTTATGATCTTGCCATTGAAACTCGTAAAGATGTAATTATGGCAACAGGAAGAAGTGATTATCCTAACCAGGTAAACAACGTACTAGGATTCCCTTATATCTTCCGTGGAGCATTGGATGTACAGTCTACAGGAATTAATGAAGAAATGAAACTGGCCGCCGTACACGCGATTGCTGATTTAGCAAAAGAACCGGTGCCGGAAGCTGTAATTTTAGCATACAACGTTCAGAACCTGCAGTTCGGAAGAGATTACTTCATTCCGAAACCGTTTGATAACAGACTGATCACAAAAGTATCAAGTGCTGTAGCGAAAGCAGCTATTGAAAGTGGTGTTGCCAGAAAAACCATTACGGATTTTGAAGAGTATGAGCACCAGCTTTTAGACAGAATGGGAAGAGATGAGAGATTGGTAAGAATGATGCAGAGCCGTGCAAAATCCAATCCGAAAAGAATTACCCTTGGAAATGCTGAAGAATATAATGTATTGAAAGCTGCTCAAATCCTTTATGAAGAAGGAATTGCTTATCCAAGTCTTTTAGGAGATAAAAAATACATCAAGGAGCAGATGGAGCGTTACGGAATTACCCTGGATGTTCCAATCATTGATCCAAGTGATGATGATCAGAAAGAAAACAGAAAAAAATACAGAGAAACTCTTTGGAAGCTTCGTCAGAGAAAAGGAATGAACGAGTACAAAGCGAAGAGATATGTACGTCAGAGAGATTACTTCGGACCTTTAATGCTGAAACATGGTGATACCGACGGGCTTATCGTAGGGTTCTCTAAAAACTATACTTCAGTTTTACGTCCTGTTTTAGAAGTTATTGAAAAAGATAAAGGAGTAGACAAGGTAGCGGCAATGATGATGATTCTTTCTGAAAAGAAACCTATTTTCTTCGCAGATACTTCCATCAACCAGAATCCTACCTCAGAAGATCTTGTGAATATTGCTAAAATGGCAGAATTTACAGTAAAATCTTTTGCAATAGAACCAAGAATTGCCATGCTTGGATTTGAAAACTTTGCTGCCATTTCTGAAACTTCCAAGAAAGTAGCTAAAGCAGTGAGCATTCTTCATGAGAAATACCCTAAAATGATTGTAGATGGTGAAATTCAGCCGGATTTTGCAATGAATGCAGATCACCTTAGCGATTATCCATTCTCTAAATTAGGAACAACACCAGCGAATACATTCATCTTCCCGAACCTGGAAAGTGCTAATCTTTCTTATAAAATTATAAGAGGAATGAAAGTAGCTCAGGTTATCGGACCTATCTTAATGGGACTAAAGCAGCCGGTACACGTTCTTCAGATGCGTTCAAGCGTAGATGAGATCGTTAACCTTGCTACAATTGCTGTTCTTGATGCTCAAAGAAGAGAAAAGAAATAA
- a CDS encoding ATPase, translating into MVAIVDSGSTKSDWVILDDFKKVFLKTETIGFNPNFINRELIAPEIQKNSNLVSVKNSITKVFFYGSGCGVKKNCETIEEELTKVFGKAEIIVKEDLMAAAYAAYSGKPAIVCILGTGSNSCFFDGENLKIKLPSLGFLIGDEGSGSAIGKQLVRRYFMKKLPSDLHTEFEANYQLTVEDALKNMYHTPRPNAYLANFTKFVIERKDHPYFRDMVFEEMKSFFEYQVLPYEEAKDAEINFIGSIAYYYENILRSVATELNLNVGHVVQKPIESLVDYHIKYIL; encoded by the coding sequence ATGGTTGCTATTGTAGATAGTGGTTCTACTAAATCGGATTGGGTAATACTTGATGACTTTAAGAAAGTTTTTCTGAAAACAGAAACAATCGGTTTCAATCCGAATTTTATCAACAGAGAACTTATCGCTCCTGAGATACAGAAAAATAGCAATCTGGTGTCGGTTAAAAATTCAATTACCAAGGTCTTTTTTTATGGTTCTGGATGTGGTGTGAAAAAAAACTGCGAAACTATAGAAGAGGAACTCACAAAAGTTTTTGGAAAAGCAGAAATTATTGTAAAGGAAGATCTGATGGCGGCAGCATATGCAGCATACAGTGGAAAACCTGCTATCGTGTGCATTCTTGGCACAGGATCAAATTCTTGTTTTTTTGATGGTGAAAATTTGAAGATAAAATTACCTTCACTGGGGTTCCTGATTGGGGATGAAGGAAGCGGCAGTGCTATCGGAAAGCAATTGGTACGCAGATATTTCATGAAAAAACTACCTTCAGACCTTCATACCGAATTTGAAGCCAACTATCAGCTTACCGTAGAAGATGCATTGAAAAATATGTATCATACTCCAAGACCGAATGCATATTTGGCAAACTTTACCAAATTTGTGATCGAAAGAAAAGATCATCCTTATTTCAGAGATATGGTATTTGAAGAAATGAAAAGTTTCTTTGAATATCAGGTTCTTCCTTATGAGGAAGCAAAAGATGCCGAGATCAATTTCATTGGCTCTATTGCTTATTATTATGAAAATATACTACGTTCTGTAGCTACAGAACTTAATTTAAATGTGGGACATGTTGTGCAGAAACCAATTGAAAGCTTAGTAGATTACCACATTAAATATATACTTTAA
- a CDS encoding lysophospholipid acyltransferase family protein, giving the protein MTKILNYLWRFWLLLLAFFLTVIIGIPVYILSFNKKHYKYGYKLVRLWCFGMFYGMGFRYDLIKLSEQEKDKSIPYVFISNHTSIMDIMLTCIVFPDHPICFVGKKELVKIPIFGTIYKRICVMVDRASARSRADVYRRCAEKMEEGNSIAIFPEGGVPDDTSIILDDFKDGAFMLSSKHNSPIAVYTFIGLKEMFPFENSKGYPGRVKVYFNGIIEPTDSPKDLKAEAYEEIKKTLIRYSVERK; this is encoded by the coding sequence GTGACAAAAATTTTAAATTATCTCTGGAGATTCTGGCTGCTGCTGTTGGCATTTTTTCTGACAGTTATTATTGGGATCCCTGTCTATATTTTATCCTTTAACAAAAAACATTATAAGTACGGTTATAAACTTGTCAGGCTATGGTGTTTCGGAATGTTTTACGGAATGGGTTTCAGATATGACCTCATTAAACTTTCGGAACAGGAAAAAGACAAAAGTATTCCTTATGTTTTTATCTCTAATCATACCTCCATCATGGATATTATGCTTACCTGCATTGTATTTCCAGACCATCCGATATGTTTTGTAGGGAAGAAAGAACTGGTAAAGATTCCTATTTTCGGAACTATATATAAAAGGATATGTGTAATGGTAGACAGAGCAAGTGCAAGAAGCCGTGCAGATGTATACCGGAGATGTGCTGAAAAGATGGAAGAAGGCAACAGTATTGCTATTTTTCCTGAAGGCGGCGTACCGGACGACACTTCTATAATCCTGGATGACTTTAAGGACGGAGCATTTATGCTGTCCTCAAAACATAACTCTCCTATTGCTGTTTATACCTTTATCGGACTCAAGGAAATGTTCCCTTTTGAAAACTCAAAAGGCTATCCTGGAAGAGTAAAGGTGTATTTCAATGGAATCATTGAGCCTACCGATTCGCCAAAAGACTTAAAGGCAGAGGCTTATGAAGAAATAAAAAAAACCTTAATCAGGTATTCCGTTGAAAGGAAATAG
- a CDS encoding MFS transporter, producing MSNYSKQTNWAQFIPLVTVFFFWGFVAASNDILIPVFQKAFNLSQTESMLVQICFYVAYTVGSLIYMIVSKSLKQDLINKIGYKNGLIVGLLISAMGTLLFYPAANMHSFPLMISGLFIVGLGFSLQQIVANPLAIEVGPTETGSQRLTMAGGINNLGTTIGPLIVAFAIFGSASAGNTEASIESVKIPYLILGAAFALVALMLKFSSLPAVTPTNTENTDDSTPGEHRKSAFQYPQLVMGMIAIFVYVGVEVSTASNLPAYMEKNLGFETKDVAPYISLYWASLMIGRWTGAVEAFDVNAGFKKILRFLAPYLAFGVFLFVNAIAKHDLSPFYVYGFIIIAMIICDILSKGNPARMLLIFSLAGITALLIGMLTTGMVSVYAFTSVGLFCSTLWPCIFALAINGLGKHTNQGSGYLIMMIMGGGIVSFIQGYIADITNIHFSYIVGVICFAYLAFYAIRVSGILKAQGIDLDKVSKGNGH from the coding sequence ATGTCAAATTATTCTAAACAAACCAATTGGGCCCAATTCATTCCATTGGTTACTGTATTCTTCTTTTGGGGATTTGTAGCAGCCAGTAATGATATTCTGATCCCCGTTTTTCAAAAAGCCTTCAATCTATCTCAAACTGAAAGTATGCTGGTACAGATATGCTTTTATGTAGCGTATACTGTAGGTTCTTTAATTTATATGATTGTATCAAAGAGCCTGAAACAGGATTTGATCAATAAAATCGGGTACAAAAACGGCCTTATTGTGGGGCTTCTTATTTCCGCAATGGGAACCCTGTTGTTTTACCCGGCGGCCAATATGCATTCTTTCCCTTTAATGATCTCCGGATTATTTATTGTAGGTTTAGGCTTCTCTCTTCAGCAGATTGTTGCCAATCCGCTTGCTATTGAGGTAGGTCCAACAGAAACAGGATCTCAGAGGTTAACAATGGCTGGAGGAATCAATAACTTAGGAACTACAATAGGACCGCTTATTGTTGCATTTGCCATTTTTGGTTCTGCAAGCGCAGGTAACACGGAAGCAAGTATAGAAAGTGTAAAAATACCTTATCTGATATTAGGAGCTGCTTTTGCTCTTGTAGCTTTAATGCTTAAATTTTCTTCTCTTCCTGCTGTAACTCCAACGAATACTGAAAATACGGATGATTCAACTCCGGGAGAGCATAGAAAATCAGCATTCCAGTATCCTCAATTGGTGATGGGAATGATCGCGATCTTCGTGTATGTAGGTGTAGAAGTTTCCACCGCCAGTAATCTTCCGGCTTATATGGAAAAAAACTTAGGATTTGAAACCAAAGATGTAGCCCCTTACATCTCTTTATACTGGGCCTCATTGATGATCGGTCGTTGGACAGGTGCTGTAGAAGCATTTGATGTGAATGCCGGATTTAAAAAGATCTTAAGGTTCTTAGCTCCTTATCTTGCATTTGGTGTATTTTTATTTGTAAACGCTATTGCGAAGCATGATCTCTCTCCGTTCTATGTATATGGATTCATTATTATTGCTATGATTATCTGTGATATATTAAGTAAAGGAAATCCGGCGAGAATGCTTTTGATTTTCTCTTTGGCAGGTATTACAGCTTTACTAATTGGAATGTTAACTACAGGAATGGTATCTGTGTATGCATTTACAAGTGTAGGTCTTTTCTGCTCTACTCTATGGCCATGTATTTTTGCTCTTGCCATTAACGGACTTGGAAAGCACACCAATCAAGGTTCCGGATATCTTATTATGATGATTATGGGTGGAGGTATCGTAAGCTTTATACAGGGGTATATTGCTGATATTACGAATATTCATTTCAGTTATATCGTAGGGGTTATTTGTTTTGCTTATCTTGCATTCTATGCGATCCGTGTGAGTGGGATTTTAAAAGCCCAGGGCATTGATCTTGACAAAGTATCTAAAGGTAATGGTCATTAA
- a CDS encoding thioredoxin domain-containing protein, whose product MIFDRLINHLKLDKQEFIFQFNSHPNYPSALAFSDTLNFMGVKNDAYELDKEYWDELPEEFIAIVENSFSLVKKSGSNYSVYSEKAKTFGKEELYTKSTDFVLLFEKTENADNKLTFNFKPVLYLIFAAVLAYSFISQTIYEALFNLLSLAGVYISLEIFNQKFGNTSTVIGSICGSGGAAASQTANSCDKIIKQDKTSILGLKFADFSLIYFAGLAVLGLFLPATAYIVKGFTFVSVLAIGYSLYIQAFVEKTFCRVCLLIISILAAQIVVSSLFFENLSFSIGTLLLTVILWALVFSAVIYFNTLLEQKEDLQKSNAKNLRFKRNYELFKNQMEQNPKIEFQDTETFVVGKRDAKLRIAIVSNPYCGFCKDAHKLAEGLLEKYPDNISLQMRFNYSPERAPENYTQLISDLTHIYHNKPEKEFLHAVEEWFETKDESKINVLSGGNVTSENLNPLVEMSIENSNAGLNFTPIFIINGYQFPDKYDREDISFFIDELIEDDEI is encoded by the coding sequence ATGATTTTTGACAGACTAATTAACCATCTAAAACTCGATAAACAGGAATTCATTTTCCAGTTCAACTCACATCCCAATTATCCATCTGCACTAGCTTTCAGTGACACACTTAACTTTATGGGGGTGAAAAATGACGCTTATGAACTTGACAAAGAATATTGGGACGAACTTCCGGAAGAATTTATTGCCATTGTTGAAAATTCATTTTCTCTCGTAAAAAAGTCAGGAAGCAATTATTCAGTATACTCAGAAAAAGCAAAAACCTTCGGTAAAGAAGAACTTTATACCAAATCAACTGATTTTGTACTGTTGTTTGAAAAGACGGAAAATGCAGACAATAAACTGACCTTCAATTTCAAGCCGGTTCTTTATTTAATTTTTGCAGCAGTTCTCGCCTATTCATTTATAAGCCAAACCATTTATGAGGCCTTATTCAATCTTCTTTCTTTGGCTGGAGTATATATTTCACTTGAAATCTTCAATCAGAAATTCGGGAATACATCTACCGTTATCGGAAGTATATGTGGAAGCGGAGGTGCTGCTGCCAGCCAGACAGCCAACTCATGTGATAAAATTATAAAGCAGGATAAGACCAGTATTTTAGGTTTAAAATTTGCAGACTTTTCCCTGATCTATTTTGCAGGACTTGCCGTTCTGGGATTATTTTTACCGGCTACAGCTTATATTGTAAAAGGATTTACCTTTGTTTCTGTACTTGCAATAGGATATTCTCTGTACATTCAGGCATTTGTAGAAAAAACGTTTTGCAGAGTATGTCTTTTGATTATTTCAATTCTTGCAGCACAAATAGTAGTAAGCAGTTTATTTTTTGAGAACCTGTCTTTCAGTATCGGAACACTTTTATTGACTGTCATTTTATGGGCTCTTGTATTCTCTGCTGTTATTTATTTCAATACACTTCTTGAACAGAAAGAAGATCTTCAAAAATCTAATGCGAAAAACCTTAGATTCAAGAGAAATTATGAACTGTTCAAAAACCAGATGGAACAGAATCCAAAAATTGAATTCCAGGATACTGAAACTTTTGTTGTTGGAAAAAGAGATGCTAAACTTCGTATTGCTATCGTATCCAATCCATATTGTGGTTTCTGTAAAGACGCTCATAAACTGGCAGAAGGCCTTTTAGAAAAATATCCTGACAATATCTCTTTGCAGATGAGATTCAATTACAGTCCCGAAAGAGCTCCAGAAAATTATACACAGCTTATTTCAGACTTAACTCATATCTATCACAACAAACCTGAAAAAGAGTTCTTACACGCTGTAGAAGAATGGTTTGAAACTAAGGATGAAAGCAAAATCAATGTTCTTTCCGGAGGAAATGTAACATCGGAAAACCTGAATCCACTGGTAGAGATGTCTATTGAAAACAGTAACGCAGGATTAAACTTCACCCCGATCTTTATCATTAACGGATACCAATTCCCTGACAAGTATGATCGTGAAGATATTTCGTTCTTTATTGATGAATTAATAGAAGATGATGAGATTTAG